One Pleuronectes platessa chromosome 9, fPlePla1.1, whole genome shotgun sequence genomic region harbors:
- the her6 gene encoding hairy-related 6 produces MPSDMIEKTSSSPVAATPASMNTTPDKPKTASEHRKSSKPIMEKRRRARINESLGQLKTLILDALKKDSSRHSKLEKADILEMTVKHLRNLQRAQMTAALNTDPTVLGKYRAGFSECMNEVTRFLSTCEGVNTEVRTRLLGHLANCMTQINAMNYPSQHQHQHQLPTSAGPTHPSFGQSMVQIPNSSPQVLPMNAVSCKGGSSPASLPSDATKLYGGFQIVPATDGQFAFLIPNAAFAPNGPVIPVYANNVNTSVPAAVSPGAPSGNSDSVWRPW; encoded by the exons ATGCCTTCCGACATGATTGAaaaaacctcctcctccccggtcGCTGCGACCCCGGCAAGCATGAACACAACCCCCGATAAACCCAAGACAGCGTCTGAGCACAGAAAG TCATCCAAGCCAATTatggaaaagaggagaagagccaGAATCAACGAGAGTTTGGGGCAGCTGAAAACTCTCATCCTGGATGCGCTCAAAAAAGAT aGCTCCAGACACTCGAAGCTGGAAAAGGCTGACATCCTTGagatgacagtgaagcatctccggAACCTCCAAAGGGCTCAAATGACCG ctgcCCTCAACACAGACCCGACTGTGCTTGGGAAATATCGCGCCGGCTTCAGCGAGTGCATGAATGAAGTCACCCGGTTCCTCTCCACCTGCGAAGGCGTCAACACCGAGGTCAGGACGCGGTTGCTCGGTCACCTGGCCAACTGCATGACCCAGATCAACGCCATGAACTATCCCAgccagcatcagcaccagcaccagctcccCACCAGCGCCGGACCCACGCACCCGTCTTTCGGCCAGTCGATGGTCCAGATCCCCAACTCGTCCCCGCAGGTCCTGCCCATGAACGCGGTGTCCTGTAAAGGAGGCTCCTCGCCCGCCAGTTTGCCATCGGACGCCACCAAACTGTACGGAGGCTTCCAGATCGTGCCTGCCACAGACGGACAGTTTGCATTCCTCATACCCAACGCGGCGTTCGCTCCCAATGGCCCCGTCATCCCGGTGTACGCGAACAACGTCAACACGTCGGTGCCGGCTGCGGTTTCCCCCGGAGCGCCATCAGGCAACTCGGACTCCGTGTGGAGACCCTGGTGA